CAAAATTGTATTAGAGTGGGCGTCCGGTCGTCTCGATTAGATTATACATTTTATTGCGTTGTTGCATCATTAAAGGCTAAagcctactctctctctctctctctctctctctctctctctctctctcaaaaagttagcctttttcttcaaaaactaCCTCACAAAGCTCCCTCCATTGATCTTCCTAaaggaagaagaacaagaaacgCTCCGGCTCCCCTACTGTGCCGCCTAGTCCCTAAAGGTTCAAACAGGCAGTCAGACTATACGAATGAAAGACTCATAACTCTTTGACAGCAAGTAAAGAGGAATGGGCAACCCGACATATCACACATGCCAAAAGCAAACAAGACAGAGGGTCACACTACATTTATGACACCTAACCGACAGTGCGGAGGAAGCGGCATGTACCTCTGACACAGGGAGTGAACATCTAACCCCGAAAGTTAGGCATATAAGCCGATCCCCACGTATCAAGATAATTCTCTCTCTAGACTCTATAAACTCTTCCTACTCACTTATACACTCCTCTAAGAGATACTAACTTTAGCGTCAAAGACTTTCTGGCCACCATCACAGCCATTGTCTcgtggtgtttttttttttttgtgtctgCATGTCCAATACCAAAAACCTAAGCTACTAAAGGTCCGATCCAAAAGCATACGAAACAAGAAATTAACATTTAGTATGACTCTTAATTTTATCAACGATTcactataagttatattttaattgcttggaaaaacaaaattttcttcataAGAAACAAAatccaatatataatatagtgcgTTAATCATGTCCCTCAATATGCCACGTGCCTCTGCCAAACACCCTTAGATTTCATGCTATCGATATCTTCAAGTATGAGAGAACAGTACTACTTTTGAGAGCTCGATCCAGTACTATTGATATcatttaactatatattaattaagcaTCTGTTAAAGCACATGAGCAAAAAATCTTCCATGGCATTAATTTTATGCAGTCTAGAAGACCCCAATTAAGGCGAAAACTCAGATCGAACAAGAACTATATATGTAGTCAATGGACCACCAACCTCCTTAAGTTCCAATTACAGTACTTGTATTTTTTCTTGAAGGCACTTATGAAAGTCTTTAGCATTCTGTACCAAAGGCCCTCCTCCCGGCCCCCTgcttttaaccaaaaaaaaaaaaaacccaaaggagaaaaaaaaaaaaaaaaaaaaaaaaaaaaaaaaagcaggaTTTGCTTTGatctaatcatatatatatatatatataagataaagcAGTACTTTTGAAAGCTGCCGGATTCAACAAGTCACTGTACATGAAGAAGTAAAAGGCATCTGTAAGTGCATATAACAGAGAATCTTCCTGATCTCTTACCAAGAGgaccattattttatttatttgcactaataaattaaaaactccaaaCAATTCAAATTCCCTCCCTTTCATGATCGAATTCATGAACGAACAACCTCATTCTACTTCACAACCATTCTTTTTGGATGTTACTTTTGGAAGCCAATCTCTCACCAAGTGATCACTTTTGACATCCGTCCGTTTACAGGTATCTTTAGAGGCACAACAAAGAATCTTCCATCCTCAAACTAAGGGCACCATGGTAATCATCAGTACACACACGTCTATATGGGAAATGTTTTAATGAAAATGATTATACTAAAACAACTTCATAAACTAACGTGGTTTGATATAGtttatcagattataaagttattttattataaagtaaatctaacgaaTTAGACGAAGTCAGGTcaatttgtaagattattttgTATAATCGTTTTTGGTACtccctacatatatatatatatatatatatatatatatatatgatttactAATTAAAGCTCAACGTGTCAAATAAccccactatatatatatccataaaaAACCAAGCTCTTATTCCATTGCACTAAAACCAGCTACAGCCCCCATTACACTTGCACCAAAATTAGGTtaattatagagagagagagatcagagatgAGGCCGCCAACCAGATCAACATCAGCGTCGGTGACCAGTGCCCCCGATCTATCGAAGTCTCCGGTACCTTACCTCTATGGTGGCTTAGCTATGATGATAGTACTCATTGCCGGGGCATTGGTGATCCTAGTATGCTCATACCGAAAGCCCGCTTCGAGCAGATCATCGGGCCGTGAACGAGGAGAAACGCCAGCATTAATGCCCACGAACAACGACGTCACGGTGCAGCAGCTTGATGCAGAGCCAAAGATTGTTGTCATAATGGCCGGGGATGACAAGCCCACGTACATAGCTAAACCGGTCACTTCCAGTAGTACAAATTGCTCTACTCATGATCTGCAACTGATCATCTAGATCATGATGCTTCAGCTTCAATCCTGTTCTGCAAAGATCGAGTATTCCTGTCCATTTTAGCAATAGCTGCTGGAATATGCATGTACGTTCGCTTATGAATAATTACTAAAGACTTtaattttgaagaaagaaaCGATCATAACCTGGTCTCgctagaaattatatatatatatatatatatatatatatatatccttactTATCCAAATTAAGTTGCTAGTTCTCGTCGTCCACAGGTTCTAATGATATGGATcaggatgcatgcatgcatgtgctttttattcaaataataatagtaaataaattCTGGCCGGGCCGGTTTCGATGATCTGTGACATGAAGTAATTCCTAAATGTGATGTGCATGCTCTCTCTATCAGATCGTCTAGAGTAGTACTCTAATATCCCAATTAGCCCCTCTAATTAAATAAGTTGTCTGCTTGATCATgattacaaaaacaaaacaacgtCAAATTAGCAACTATATTATAGGTAGTCAGAAAATAGATTATCCCTAGTCCCTGCGTACCatcatatattcatatataattaggGAATTTTAATCTTGGAATGCAGAAAAATCTTGATGTACGTTTGCCCACATGAATACATGATGATATTAGTTTTAATCAGCGTGCAATTAAGGACAATCTCCCAAGTTAAATTAACAATATTCTGATGCATTCATGGAATGTATGTTGCGAATGACATAGTACTACTGCAATTCTTAGGaccaataaaatgaaaaatgcatgctataagattaatatatatatcaatacatttttgtactgctCGATCGATCGGACTTCACTTTAAATGACGGCATGCGCGCATTCCACAAATATATGAGTACATGACCGGCCAGCACGTCCAGATCGTTATAATTCTGTTCAAACTCCGATCCTTGATTTTCCTGCCCGCTGGATATCGACGGAAAAGCATTAAcagtttagtattattattttgaccaGGGATAGCAGCACTAGTACGTGTATGCGCAGCTTGCTAATAAGCATATATAATATGCCATGACTTATGCTCGATCCACAAGATGCcccaaatattaaatattgttaattCCAAACTGATCATcatgatgtgtatatatatatgcatgtacttGGATGGAAAAAGGGGAGGAATACTAAAGCACGCGAGGTCGTAAGAACTGAGTCGGTCGATCATGTACGTGCgagtagtagtagtactagtGATCGAGAGGTGCTGCTTGATGATTCTCAGCCCAGTGCAGTACCGATCGATCGAGTAGATCATGTCATTCAATATTAGATATATGGTATATAGGCTAGCATAGCCTAGCCTTGGACATCTGATCGAGTAACGTTTTCTTTTCCTTACATAAATCTAGCTAATTAAGCCTCTTTATCACGATCATCTTTTCTAGGGGTCGTGCTTCTTTCTTTGGCTGGCCATCTATTATTTGGTTCTCTATGATCACCAAAAGTTGGTTCTTTTATGTCGTGGAatttgcatgtatatatgtatgtatgtacacaCACCCGGGCATGCATGCCGCATTGGTGTCAATGCTAGATAGCACGtctgttaaaatgagttttgaaACTACTACATCCACCTCTatacatttgtttttttaacatgATGGAATGACGGCCCGTATTAGTAGTACAAATAGGTTGGGTATCTACGGAGCTGCATAGAGACTTGAGCCTTGAGGtattagtaattaattaatagtgATTCTCGATCAATTTGCCAGTATTATAGTGTAAGTCTTtcacttaatttaaaaaatatatatcattcaacattaaaaaatattttcctaaCACGAGTTTAAGATTTATCaagttttttcaaaatgagtacgTGAAATTTGCACActttaaaactataaatatcatttcttttttatttttaatcttaaaaaattttacttacaaACCTGTATGGTactttaaaatttgaatgttACCTATCATAACATTTGAGCTGAATCCATAAAAAAGTAAGCAATAACTTGAGaattaatgattttaaaaaaagaaagattacTACTGTTGCTGAAATAGCATATTCTAAGGCTAAGATTTTGAAGCAGCTCGTGTTCATTATTAAAaccactaaaaaaataattatattatatacagcGGTCCGACAAGGATCTTTTGAAGATCCTTTtccatttatttgttgttttctCCGGGTCCAAATAGCCAAAATGATTAGCTGCAGGAAAATCATGAAGGTCTAGTTTGAAAGATATACACAAGAAAGATACGGCATACTCGTGATGAACAACAAAAGACTAGGGAAGATGGACATTTTATCTTAGAGGAAGGAAGAACTATAGAAATACAGGATTTTCTGTTTATAGTAGTTAAAACCACTCAAAAAATTAATGAGATTCCAATTAGGGTCAAAATCATTAAttaggagaaaaaaaatgaaggaaactcTGTTAAAACGAAAAATGATAACAACACATTCTGTTTCAATTGTTTTCTGGTTGAATTTTGTAATGTGGTGTTTCCCAAATGAGAGTTATACAATGATTGTTTCTgtttgataaaaagaaaaaaagaaatcatttttCACTCAATAGCAACAAAAGGGGAAAAATGAATACGACACAACCAAAACATTGTGATTGGTATGTCAACATGTTATTTCTAACAGGATTTGGATTTCACTGCATTACAGGTTATTGAAGAATCCTAAATTTAAACCAAGTTAGGGCACAATAataacatttaaaataaattaccaaAGTACCTTTTTACTCCTTTCCAGTGCTCTCCGCTGATCTGGTTGGTTAGGCAACAGTCTAGCAAATTGCATTCACTTTCTTCcaaagagagagacaaatgaAAATCCCAATGTTGGAATATGTGTGAGTAATCTCTAGTAACAATGAGAGATATCATCGAGTTGTGCAACATAACCACTTcgggatataaaaaaaaatggatcaagatacataacaaaactctttatgATGCTTATTAATGTTCAAACGTGTCTTGCCCCACAGTGAAAGGCGTCTtcttaaaaagaagaaagatcacatattggattattttgaaaggaaaacACAAAAGTTGTGAACGATTTGCCACAACCGTGACAAACAACACAAATACAATTCAAATGATTCAACAGGAAAAAGAGGATAATTTCACCAAGTAGAGTTGGCGTCAGCTCTGCCCAGCAGAGTCCAGAGAAGATACTATTAGGAATATTTTGAGTCCAGACCAAGTAGAATACGACCAGGCATTAATGCTTAGACTGTTTGGCAAGCTTGAACCATTCAGTATGGAAAGATCCCTCCACATCAATCCTTTCATACGTATGAGCACCAAAATAGTCTCTTTGAGCTTGGACCAAATTAGCTGGCAATCTTTCCCTTCGGTAAGAATCAAAGTAAGCAAGACTGGCAGACATGCCCGGGGTGCTAATACCTGAGTTAATAGACAGGCACACAACTCTTCTCCAGGCGGATTGTCGCTCAATAATTTCCTTTGCAAACTCTGGATCCACAAGAAGGTTTGCCAGATCAGGGTTCCTATCATATGCCTTCTTAATTCTGTCCAAGAATATGGCTCGGATGATGCAACCCCCCTTCCAAATCCTAGCCAATTCCCCCAACTTCAGGTCCCACCCCTTCTCAATACTCTTTGCACGGATCAGATTCATTCCCTGTGCATAACTGCATATCTTGGATGCATAAAGAGCTTGCCTTACATCATCAACCAACTTCTTCTTGTCAACAGCTTGGTCAGTCAAGAtatcaccaaacccaccagatTTGAAGACTTTGGCAGCTTCAACTCTTTCCTCCTTTAATCCACTGAGGAATCTTGCGTCCAAAGAGGATTCGATTGTGGGAGCTGCAACTGATAGGTCAGCAGCTTGCTGTACGGTCCATTTACCAGTACCCTTCATGCCAGTTTTGTCCAGAACCTTGTCAACCAAATATCCCTCACCCTTATCATCCTTAATTCCAAATATATCTGCAGTGATCTCGATCAAGAAGCTCAGAAGTTCCCCCTTGTTCCATTCTGAAAAAACACTCTGAAGCTCCTCATTTGACAACTTTCCAACAGATTTCAGTACATCATAAGCCTCTGCAATCAGCTGCATATCACCATACTCAATTCCGTTATGAATCATCTTAACAAAATTACCAGAGCCACCTTTGCCTATGTATGTCACACAGGGGCCACTGTCTCGAACTTGA
This is a stretch of genomic DNA from Carya illinoinensis cultivar Pawnee chromosome 3, C.illinoinensisPawnee_v1, whole genome shotgun sequence. It encodes these proteins:
- the LOC122302985 gene encoding 6-phosphogluconate dehydrogenase, decarboxylating 2, giving the protein MAAPSQTTRIGLAGLAVMGQNLALNIAEKGFPISVYNRTTSKVDETVERAKKEGDLPLFGFHDPESFVHSIQKPRVIIMLVKAGAPVDQTIKTLSAYLEKGDCIIDGGNEWYENTERREKAMAELGLLYLGMGVSGGEEGARHGPSLMPGGSFEAFKNIEDILLKVAAQVRDSGPCVTYIGKGGSGNFVKMIHNGIEYGDMQLIAEAYDVLKSVGKLSNEELQSVFSEWNKGELLSFLIEITADIFGIKDDKGEGYLVDKVLDKTGMKGTGKWTVQQAADLSVAAPTIESSLDARFLSGLKEERVEAAKVFKSGGFGDILTDQAVDKKKLVDDVRQALYASKICSYAQGMNLIRAKSIEKGWDLKLGELARIWKGGCIIRAIFLDRIKKAYDRNPDLANLLVDPEFAKEIIERQSAWRRVVCLSINSGISTPGMSASLAYFDSYRRERLPANLVQAQRDYFGAHTYERIDVEGSFHTEWFKLAKQSKH